Proteins encoded by one window of Heliangelus exortis chromosome 5, bHelExo1.hap1, whole genome shotgun sequence:
- the ALKBH1 gene encoding nucleic acid dioxygenase ALKBH1: MSKSRLDRRPAARTALAAAILGALAGRGRPRQWAVPPAVPGAQAEMAAAALTREGGEDAFRRLFRFYRQRDASDLRGVVDFSVPGGQVFRSQLSISSVSDQDAYRAGLQPVSQWKAYGLNGYPGFIFILNPFLPGCQRHWVKQCLKLYPQKPNVCNLDLHMAPEKTADLWGQSKEQLRRKSFNKREPRSLLEKLRWVTLGYHYNWDTKKYSANHHTPFPSDLAFLSEQVAKACGFRGFQAQAGILNYYHFDSSLGIHVDESELDHSRPLLSFSFGQSSIFLLGGLKREEAPTAMFMHSGDIMVMSGFSRLLYHAVPRVLPNPEGTALPSCLDQALSSDLPLGSVIEHSSDEDWQVCAKYLQSSRINMTIRQVLAEGQKFPEESGTNGKGQAPSKDSHHQENSRTKRHKPNTDS, encoded by the exons ATGTCGAAGAGCCGCCTAGACCGGCGCCCCGCCGCCCGCACCGCTCtggccgccgccatcttgggaGCTCTGGCAGGAAGGGGGCGGCCCCGGCAGTGGGCGGTACCCCCCGCGGTCCCTGGCGCTCAGGCCGAAATGGCGGCGGCCGCCCTGACCCGGGAGGGTGGGGAAGATGCTTTCCGCCGTCTTTTTCGCTTCTATCGACAACGCGACGCGTCGGATTTGCGGGGTGTGGTGGATTTCTCCGTGCCGGGCGGCCAG gtGTTCAGATCACAGCTCAGTATTTCTTCAGTCAGTGATCAAGATGCCTACAGAGCAGGACTACAGCCAGTTAGCCAGTGGAAAGCCTATGGCCTCAATGGGTATCCAG GGTTTATTTTCATACTAAACCCATTCCTTCCGGGCTGCCAGCGTCACTGGGTGAAACAATGTCTCAAGTTATACCCCCAGAAACCCAATGTCTGCAACCTGGACCTGCACATGGCTCCTGAGAAGACAGCTGACCTGTGGGGACAGAGCAAGGAGCAGCTAAG aaggaaaagtttCAATAAACGGGAGCCTAGAAGCTTATTAGAGAAGCTGCGCTGGGTTACGCTTGGTTACCATTATAATTGGGATACTAAG AAGTACTCAGCAAATCACCACACTCCTTTCCCTTCAGACCTTGCATTCTTGTCAGAACAAGTGGCCAAAGCCTGTGGGTTCCGAGGTTTCCAAGCACAAGCAGGGATCTTGAACTACTATCATTTTGATTCTTCCCTGGGAATTCATGTGGATGAATCTGAACTAGACCATTCTCGTCCCCTTTTATCATTTAG TTTTGGGCAATCCTCAATATTTTTGCTTGGGGGCCTGAAGCGGGAGGAGGCCCCAACAGCAATGTTCATGCACAGTGGAGATATCATGGTGATGTCTGGCTTCAGCCGTCTGCTGTACCACGCTGTCCCACGGGTCCTCCCCAACCCTGAAGGGACAGCTTTGCCTTCGTGCCTGGACCAAGCACTTTCTTCAGACCTTCCCCTTGGCTCAGTCATTGAGCACAGCTCTGATGAGGACTGGCAGGTCTGTGCCAAGTACCTGCAGTCTTCCCGCATTAATATGACCATTCggcaggtgctggctgagggTCAGAAATTTCCAGAGGAGTCTGGGACAAATGGAAAGGGCCAGGCACCCTCTAAAGACAGTCACCATCAGGAGAACAGCAGAACCAAGAGACATAAACCAAATACAGACAGCTGA